In a genomic window of Muntiacus reevesi chromosome 1, mMunRee1.1, whole genome shotgun sequence:
- the FBLL1 gene encoding rRNA/tRNA 2'-O-methyltransferase fibrillarin-like protein 1, with protein sequence MKSAVGLRRGGSGGRGGGGWGGGRGGGGGAGKGAGGDGGGPGGKGGFGARTRGFGGGRGRGRGGGGGDGRGGRGGGGQLRGVAKSKNRRRKSVLTVSVEPHRHEGVFIYRGAEDALVTLNMVPGQSVYGERRVTVTEGGEKLEYRTWNPFRSKLAAAILGGVDQIHIKPKSKVLYLGAASGTTVSHVSDIIGPDGLVYAVEFSHRAGRDLVNVAKKRTNIIPVLEDARHPLKYRMLIGMVDVIFADVAQPDQSRIVALNAHTFLRNGGHFLISIKANCIDSTASAEAVFASEVRKLQQENLKPQEQLTLEPYERDHAVVVGVYRPLPKSSGK encoded by the coding sequence ATGAAGTCGGCGGTGGGCTTGCGTCGTGGTGGTTCTGGCGGCCGTGGAGGTGGCGGCTGGGGCGGAgggcgcgggggcgggggcggagcgGGCAAGGGAGCAGGAGGCGACGGCGGCGGCCCGGGAGGCAAGGGCGGCTTCGGGGCGCGGACGCGCGGCTTCGGTGGCGGCCGGGGCCGGGGGCGCGGTGGCGGCGGAGGAGACGGCCGGGGGGGCCGCGGAGGCGGCGGGCAGCTGCGCGGCGTGGCCAAGAGCAAGAACCGCCGCAGGAAGAGCGTCTTGACGGTGTCGGTGGAGCCGCACCGGCACGAGGGCGTCTTCATCTAccgcggggcagaggacgcgctGGTCACGCTGAACATGGTACCGGGCCAGTCGGTGTACGGCGAGCGGCGGGTCACGGTGACCGAGGGTGGCGAGAAGCTAGAATACCGCACGTGGAACCCCTTCCGCTCCAAGCTGGCCGCGGCCATCCTGGGCGGGGTCGACCAGATTCACATCAAGCCCAAGTCCAAAGTGCTGTACCTGGGTGCCGCCTCGGGGACCACTGTGTCCCACGTCTCCGACATCATcggcccggacggcctggtctaCGCGGTCGAGTTTTCCCACCGCGCCGGCCGTGATCTCGTCAACGTGGCCAAGAAGCGAACCAACATCATCCCAGTCCTCGAAGATGCGCGGCACCCGCTCAAGTACCGCATGCTTATCGGCATGGTGGACGTGATCTTCGCCGACGTGGCGCAGCCGGACCAGTCCCGCATCGTGGCTCTGAACGCCCACACCTTCCTGCGCAATGGGGGCCACTTCCTCATCTCCATCAAGGCCAATTGCATCGACTCCACCGCGTCGGCCGAGGCTGTGTTCGCCTCTGAGGTGAGGAAGTTGCAGCAGGAGAATTTAAAGCCTCAAGAGCAGCTGACTCTGGAGCCCTACGAAAGGGACCACGCTGTGGTGGTCGGGGTCTATCGGCCCCTTCCTAAGAGCAGCGGCAAGTAG